GATCATCCGCAGAAGAAAAAGTATGGCCGCGTCGAAATGGTTGGCCCCTTCTCCATTCGTGACGGGGAAGACAACTACCAGCTCTACCTGATTCGCCCTGCCAGCAATTCGCAATCTGACTTTATCAATCTGCTGTTCGACCGCCCGCTGCTGCTGCTGATTGTCACCATGCTGATCAGTTCACCGCTGCTGCTGTGGCTGGCGTGGAGCCTGGCAAAACCGGCGCGTAAGTTGAAAAACGCGGCGGATGAGGTGGCGCAAGGCAACCTGCGTCAGCATCCGGAGCTGGAAGCCGGGCCGCAGGAGTTTCTCGCCGCCGGGGCCAGTTTTAACCAGATGGTGAGCGCGCTGGAGCGCATGATGACCGCGCAGCAGCGTCTGCTGTCGGATATCTCTCACGAGCTGCGCACGCCGCTGACGCGCCTGCAACTTGGCACCGCGCTATTGCGTCGTCGTAGCGGAGAGAGCAAAGAGCTGGAGCGCATTGAAACCGAGGCGCAGCGGCTGGACAGCATGATCAACGATCTGCTGGTGATGTCGCGCAACCAGCAGAAAAACGCGCTGGTTAGCGAAACGGTGAAAGCCAATCAGCTGTGGCATGAGGTGCTGGATAACGCCGCGTTCGAAGCCGAGCAGATGGGCAAATCCCTGACGGTCACCTTCCCGCCCGGGCCGTGGCCGCTGTATGGCAACCCCAACGCGCTGGAGAGTGCGCTGGAGAATATTGTCCGCAACGCGCTGCGCTACTCCCACACTAAAATCGAAGTGAGTTTTGCGGTGGATAAAGAGGGCATCACCATCAACGTTGATGACGACGGCCCTGGCGTCAGCGCAGAAGATCGCGAGCAGATTTTCCGTCCCTTCTACCGCACCGACGAAGCGCGCGACCGCGAATCGGGCGGCACTGGCCTCGGGCTGGCGATTGTCGAAACGGCAATTCAGCAGCATCGCGGCTGGGTGAAAGCGGACGACAGCCCGTTAGGCGGTTTACGCTTAACCCTCTGGCTGCCGCTCTATAAACGCGCCTGATAATGCGCCCTCTCCTGCCGGAGGGGGCGTTTTTTTATCCGCGCAGCCGCCGGGCGTTATCCTCAACTTTGCCGCTCAGGCGTCGCTTCTGCATTGTGCGCGTCCAGCTTGCCGATAACCCCGCCGCCGCCAGCAGGCGCTGATACTGCTCATCATCAAACGGTTGATACCAGGCGATCGCCGCGGCCTCATGAACGCTGACATCGCTTACCCTTGATACCAGCTCTAAAGGCGCGTCAGCGGCGACTTTGCCTGCGGCAATCACCCGATAGAGCCAGCCCACGCGGCCGCTCGCCTGCATCTGCGTGGCCATATCCTCAATGCCGAAGTGGTAGTTGAGCTTAAAGCAGGGCGAGCGTGGCTGCGTCACCTGAATCAGCGCCTCGCCCCAGCGAAAGATATCGCCGATAAAGACATTTTGTTCCGTCAGCCCGACGGTAGAGAGGTTTTCGCCGAAGGCGGGCGCGCAGAAAAGTGCGGCCTGTTGCGGGAAGGCTTGCGCCCAGTGCGTGTAGTGTTCACGCGGATAGTGGCACAGCGCGCGATCGGCCCCGCCGTGGTAGCTTTTCTCCGCCTGCTCATCGCCGGCAAGGCCCAGTTCGGTCAGGGTCAACTCCCCCTGAACCTGCAATTTGGCGATGGCGCTCGGTCGGCTGCCCTCATAATCCCTTATCTTGCCCCTGAAAACGTTAACCTGATGGCGCATCTTCCCTCCCGGAATTCCGTTGTTGGTCGCGTTATTAGAGCACACTTTTTTCTCACCCGAAGCGGCGAAAATGAGACATTCATGCGCGTGTCTGACGCCATGCCGTGTTATCACTTACCTTGAGTTTTGAAACGCAATTTCATTAAACGAGGAGAGAGCGACGTGGCCACTACAGTTCCATTTTCCGGCGTCTGGTGCCCTTCCATCACGCCGATGGATCGTGAAGGGAATATCGATCTGGCAGGCTTGGCGCAACACATTGCCCGCCTGAACGCGGCAAAAGTCGATGTCGTGCTGCTGATGGGCAGCATCGGGGAGTTTGCCTCGTTCTCGCTGGAGGAGCGCTTGATGCTTATCCGCGAAGCGCGGGAGATGTCGCCGGGTACGCTGGTAGCAAACGTCTCCTCCCCCTGCTTTTCCGATGTGGTGCACATGGCGCAAGAGGCCAGGCGCGTCGGGTATGATGCAGTAATGGTGCTGCCACCCTATTACTACGGGCAGACCAGCGGGCAGTTATTGCACTATTTCCGCGCCATCGGCCAGGCGGTTGAAGGCAAGTGGTTCGCCTACAACTTCCCGGCGCGCACCGGCTGCGATTTAACGCCGGAACTGGTTGCCACCCTGGCCGCCGAGTTTCCTGATTTCGCCGGCATCAAAGATACGGTCGATTGCCAGTCACACACGCGGAACATGATCCTCGCCACCCAGGCGGTACGCGGCGATTTCGCCGTGTTGAGCGGCTACGACGAGTACTACATCCCGAACTTACTGGCAGGCGGCGCAGGGGTGATCTCCGGGTTGAATAACGTTATGCCAGAGCTGTTTGTGCAGGCGAGAGAAGCCTGGCGCACCGGCGATCTCGACGGGTTGAGTAAAGCGCAGCAGGAGATCGGCAAGTTTATGGCGATCTACGCCATCGGGGATGATTTCGTCACCACCATCAAAACCGTGGTATCACGTAAATTTGGCTACTCGACGCCCGTCTCGCGCAACGTCGGCGGCACGCTCAGCGACGCGCAGTGCGCCATTGTCGATCAGGTGTTTAGTATCACCTCGCGAAGGTAAACCGCAGGCAATAAAAAACCCCCGACGGCGAAGCCGGACGGGGGTTGACCTCACGCAAGCGTGGGGGATCGTGCGAACTTATTTTTTAGCGGCGAAACGTGCTGCTGCTTCGTCCCAGTTCACCACGTTCCAGAACTCTTTGATGTAGTCCGGGCGGCGGTTCTGGAATTTCAGGTAGTAAGCGTGTTCCCACACATCCAGACCGATGATCGGGAAGCCGGATGCGCCAGAGATCGCTTCACCCATCAGCGGGGAGTCCTGGTTTGCGGTAGAGACTACAGCCAGTTTGTCGCCTTTCAGCACCAGCCATGCCCAGCCGGAACCGAAGCGGGTTGCTGCTGCTTTTTCAAATTCAGCTTTGAAGTTGTCCACGGAACCGAAATCGCGCTCGATAGCCGCTTTCAGATCGCCCTGCAGGGTAGTGCCGACTTTCAGGCCTTTCCAGAACAGGCTGTGGTTAGCGTGGCCGCCCGCGTTGTTGCGCAGTACGGTTTTCTTGTCGGTCGGCAGCTGGTCCAGTTTGGTGATCAGCTCTTCAACCGGCAGGCTTGAGAACTCCGGCAGGTTTTCCAGCGCGGCGTTAGCGTTGTTTACGTAGGTCTGGTGATGTTTAGTGTGATGGATTTCCATCGTCTGCTTGTCGAAATGAGGCTCAAGGGCATCATACGCATACGGCAGAGCGGGCAGTGTATAGCTCATTTTCATCTCCATTTTTAGTCTGGCGGCGGATTGTTAATGCCGCGTAAGCAGTCGGATCATTATAGTTAATTACGTGATATTGAAAATGTTTATCAATGCCGTAGTTTTTATAAGGTTATAAATTTTAGTTATGTTCTTGAAATTGTGAAGCTGCTCACCCCCATCATGCCCTGATTGCCAGCGCCAGGCGCAGCGCGGCAATCGTCTCAAGGTTAAATCGTTTACTGATTTTTACACTCTGCGAGTCGGCGACCTCTGTCCCGGCCATAAAAACAAAAGGAGTGCACAATGAGTAACGCGATTACGATGGGTATTTTGTGGCATTTGATAGGCGCGGCCAGTGCTGCCTGTTTCTATGCCCCGTTCAAAAAGGTCAAACAGTGGTCATGGGAGACGATGTGGTCGATAGGCGGCCTCGTCTCCTGGATAGTCCTTCCCTGGAGCATCAGCGCGCTGTTACTGCCCGATTTCTGGGCCTATTTCAGCTCGTTCAATGCCTCCACCCTGCTGCCGGTGTTTCTCTTCGGCGCAATGTGGGGCGTCGGCAATATCAATTATGGTTTAACGATGCGCTATCTCGGCATGTCGATGGGCATTGGTATCGCCATCGGCATCACGCTGATTGTTGGCACCCTGATGACGCCGGTGCTCAACGGCACTTTCGGCGTGCTGATCCATACCGAAGGGGGTCGGATGACGCTGCTTGGCGTGCTGGTTGCCCTGATTGGCGTCGGCATTGTGACGCGCGCCGGGCAGTTGAAAGAGCGCAAAATGGGCATCAAAGCCGAAGAGTTCAACCTGAAAAAAGGGCTGGCGCTGGCCGTCATGTGCGGCATCTTCTCAGCGGGGATGTCCTTTGCGATGAATGCCGCCAAACCGATGCACGATGCCGCTGCGGCGCTGGGCATCGATCCGCTCTATACCGCGCTGCCAAGCTATGTGGTGATCATGGGCGGGGGCGCGCTGGTCAACCTTGGCTTCTGCATTATTCGCCTGGCAAAAGTGAAGAATTTGTCGGTCAAAGCGGACTTCTCGCTGGCAACGCCGTTGATTATCAGCAATATCCTGCTCTCAGCGCTTGGCGGGCTGATGTGGTATCTGCAATTCTTCTTCTACGCCTGGGGCCACGCCCGTATTCCGGCGCAGTATGACTACATCAGTTGGATGCTGCACATGAGTTTCTACGTGCTGTGCGGCGGCATTGTCGGGCTGGTGCTGAAGGAGTGGAAAAATGCCGGACGCCAGCCGGTCAGCGTGCTGAGCCTCGGCTGCGTGGTGATCATTATCGCGGCCAATATCGTCGGCCTCGGTATGGCGAGCTAATCAGGCGGCGGCGCGACTGCGATGACGCCACTGTCCTGGCGTCATCCCCACTTCGCGGCTAAAGACCACCGAAAAGTAGTTACTGTCCTCAAACCCGCACTGCATGGCGA
This Kosakonia cowanii JCM 10956 = DSM 18146 DNA region includes the following protein-coding sequences:
- the cpxA gene encoding envelope stress sensor histidine kinase CpxA encodes the protein MIGSLTARIFAIFWLTLALVLMLVLMVPKLDSRQMTELLDSEQRQGLMIEQHVEAELANDPPNDLMWWRRLFRAIDKWAPPGQRLLLVTSEGRVIGAERSEMQIIRNFIGQADNSDHPQKKKYGRVEMVGPFSIRDGEDNYQLYLIRPASNSQSDFINLLFDRPLLLLIVTMLISSPLLLWLAWSLAKPARKLKNAADEVAQGNLRQHPELEAGPQEFLAAGASFNQMVSALERMMTAQQRLLSDISHELRTPLTRLQLGTALLRRRSGESKELERIETEAQRLDSMINDLLVMSRNQQKNALVSETVKANQLWHEVLDNAAFEAEQMGKSLTVTFPPGPWPLYGNPNALESALENIVRNALRYSHTKIEVSFAVDKEGITINVDDDGPGVSAEDREQIFRPFYRTDEARDRESGGTGLGLAIVETAIQQHRGWVKADDSPLGGLRLTLWLPLYKRA
- the yiiM gene encoding 6-hydroxyaminopurine reductase, which encodes MRHQVNVFRGKIRDYEGSRPSAIAKLQVQGELTLTELGLAGDEQAEKSYHGGADRALCHYPREHYTHWAQAFPQQAALFCAPAFGENLSTVGLTEQNVFIGDIFRWGEALIQVTQPRSPCFKLNYHFGIEDMATQMQASGRVGWLYRVIAAGKVAADAPLELVSRVSDVSVHEAAAIAWYQPFDDEQYQRLLAAAGLSASWTRTMQKRRLSGKVEDNARRLRG
- the rhaT gene encoding L-rhamnose/proton symporter RhaT — encoded protein: MSNAITMGILWHLIGAASAACFYAPFKKVKQWSWETMWSIGGLVSWIVLPWSISALLLPDFWAYFSSFNASTLLPVFLFGAMWGVGNINYGLTMRYLGMSMGIGIAIGITLIVGTLMTPVLNGTFGVLIHTEGGRMTLLGVLVALIGVGIVTRAGQLKERKMGIKAEEFNLKKGLALAVMCGIFSAGMSFAMNAAKPMHDAAAALGIDPLYTALPSYVVIMGGGALVNLGFCIIRLAKVKNLSVKADFSLATPLIISNILLSALGGLMWYLQFFFYAWGHARIPAQYDYISWMLHMSFYVLCGGIVGLVLKEWKNAGRQPVSVLSLGCVVIIIAANIVGLGMAS
- a CDS encoding dihydrodipicolinate synthase family protein; amino-acid sequence: MDREGNIDLAGLAQHIARLNAAKVDVVLLMGSIGEFASFSLEERLMLIREAREMSPGTLVANVSSPCFSDVVHMAQEARRVGYDAVMVLPPYYYGQTSGQLLHYFRAIGQAVEGKWFAYNFPARTGCDLTPELVATLAAEFPDFAGIKDTVDCQSHTRNMILATQAVRGDFAVLSGYDEYYIPNLLAGGAGVISGLNNVMPELFVQAREAWRTGDLDGLSKAQQEIGKFMAIYAIGDDFVTTIKTVVSRKFGYSTPVSRNVGGTLSDAQCAIVDQVFSITSRR
- the sodA gene encoding superoxide dismutase [Mn], translated to MSYTLPALPYAYDALEPHFDKQTMEIHHTKHHQTYVNNANAALENLPEFSSLPVEELITKLDQLPTDKKTVLRNNAGGHANHSLFWKGLKVGTTLQGDLKAAIERDFGSVDNFKAEFEKAAATRFGSGWAWLVLKGDKLAVVSTANQDSPLMGEAISGASGFPIIGLDVWEHAYYLKFQNRRPDYIKEFWNVVNWDEAAARFAAKK